Proteins from one Streptomyces sp. NBC_00390 genomic window:
- a CDS encoding DUF881 domain-containing protein, translated as MSQQPPVRSTGSPPARPDASMSLLTNVMEHSLDDGYAEATARRQAEGGGLPRTLRAKLGLAAGLVIAAVIVTVGAAQARISAPELAKEREELIDRVDAQTEAVDELESNVEALRREVEEQQRKALKTQGGDQSDLVALLAGATEVAGPGVKLVVDDAEESDEGGGGPRESSGFSDTGRVRDRDLQRVVNGLWESGADAVAINGQRLTALSAIRAAGDAILVDNRPLVPPYTVLAVGDGKKLSTAFQDSADGHYLDALRENFGIRSSISDEETVRLPAAPSLIVRTAEPKTADAARSGRPETADTGKGTS; from the coding sequence ATGTCGCAGCAGCCCCCCGTTCGGAGCACCGGTTCCCCGCCCGCGCGTCCCGATGCCTCCATGTCGCTGCTGACGAACGTCATGGAGCACAGCCTCGACGACGGATACGCGGAGGCGACGGCGCGCAGGCAGGCCGAGGGCGGGGGACTGCCCCGTACCCTCAGGGCCAAGCTGGGGCTTGCCGCCGGTCTGGTCATCGCGGCAGTCATCGTCACCGTCGGTGCCGCGCAGGCGCGGATATCGGCTCCCGAGCTCGCCAAGGAACGTGAGGAGCTCATCGACCGCGTCGATGCGCAGACCGAGGCCGTGGACGAGCTGGAGAGCAACGTCGAGGCGTTGCGGCGTGAGGTGGAGGAGCAGCAGCGCAAAGCCCTCAAGACGCAGGGTGGGGACCAGAGCGATCTCGTCGCGCTGCTGGCCGGAGCGACCGAGGTCGCGGGGCCGGGAGTCAAACTCGTCGTCGACGACGCCGAGGAGTCCGACGAGGGCGGTGGGGGACCGCGTGAGAGCAGCGGCTTCTCCGACACGGGACGGGTACGGGACCGCGATCTGCAGCGGGTCGTCAACGGCCTGTGGGAGTCGGGCGCCGATGCCGTCGCGATCAACGGCCAGCGGTTGACGGCCCTGTCGGCGATCCGCGCCGCGGGCGACGCCATACTGGTCGACAACAGGCCGCTGGTACCGCCGTACACGGTGCTGGCGGTGGGGGACGGGAAGAAGCTGAGCACCGCGTTCCAGGACAGTGCCGACGGGCACTATCTCGACGCGCTGCGGGAGAACTTCGGGATCCGGTCCAGCATTTCGGACGAGGAAACGGTGCGCCTGCCCGCTGCCCCGAGCTTGATCGTACGTACAGCAGAGCCGAAGACCGCCGACGCCGCCCGGAGCGGCAGGCCGGAGACGGCAGACACAGGGAAGGGCACATCGTGA
- a CDS encoding small basic family protein codes for MIAVLGLVVGVVVGLLVRPEVPAVVEPYLPIAVVAALDAVFGGLRAMLDGIFVDKVFVVSFLSNVVVAALIVFLGDKLGVGAQLSTGVVVVLGIRIFSNAAAIRRHVFRA; via the coding sequence GTGATCGCCGTACTGGGCCTCGTCGTGGGAGTCGTGGTCGGACTGTTGGTCCGGCCCGAAGTGCCGGCGGTGGTCGAGCCCTATCTCCCGATCGCGGTCGTCGCGGCGCTCGACGCCGTGTTCGGCGGTCTGCGGGCCATGCTCGACGGCATCTTCGTCGACAAGGTCTTCGTGGTCTCCTTCCTGTCGAACGTGGTGGTCGCCGCGCTGATCGTGTTCCTCGGCGACAAGCTGGGAGTCGGCGCCCAGCTGTCCACCGGTGTGGTCGTGGTGCTCGGAATCCGGATCTTCTCCAACGCCGCCGCCATCCGCCGGCACGTGTTCAGGGCGTGA
- a CDS encoding DUF881 domain-containing protein gives MSNEENPKDEEQGAEPPQRPESQPAPTATPPTTPADLPPAPQPDTEPSAPAPPAASAEPQTGRQRLLASLWPPRASRAQLVVALLLFVLGLGLAIQVRSNSEDSALRGARQEDLVRILDELDNRTQRLEDEKQRLEDQRTELENSSDQAEEARKQTLQKEQQLGILAGTVAAEGPGITLTIDDPTGIVEPDKLLDAIQELRAAGAEAIQVNDVRVVADTYLSGTAGDIQVDRKPVTAPYRFKVIGKPQDLEPALNIPGGVVQTLEKEQATATVTRSDKIVVDALRPAERPDYARSSSQ, from the coding sequence ATGAGCAACGAAGAGAACCCGAAGGACGAGGAGCAGGGGGCGGAGCCGCCGCAGCGGCCGGAGTCGCAGCCCGCCCCAACGGCCACCCCACCGACAACCCCGGCGGACCTTCCGCCGGCCCCGCAGCCGGACACCGAACCGTCGGCTCCCGCCCCGCCGGCCGCCTCCGCCGAGCCGCAGACCGGACGCCAGCGGCTGCTGGCGTCGCTGTGGCCGCCACGGGCGTCCCGGGCCCAACTCGTCGTCGCCCTGCTGCTGTTCGTGCTCGGTCTCGGACTTGCCATTCAGGTCCGGTCGAACAGCGAGGACAGCGCCCTGCGCGGTGCGCGTCAGGAGGACCTGGTGCGCATCCTCGACGAACTCGACAACCGCACCCAGAGGCTCGAGGACGAGAAGCAGCGTCTCGAGGACCAGCGCACCGAGTTGGAGAACAGCTCGGACCAGGCGGAAGAGGCCCGGAAGCAGACGCTCCAGAAGGAACAGCAGCTCGGGATCCTGGCCGGCACGGTCGCGGCCGAGGGCCCGGGCATCACGCTGACCATCGACGACCCGACCGGCATCGTGGAGCCGGACAAGCTGCTCGACGCGATCCAGGAGCTGCGCGCCGCCGGTGCCGAGGCGATACAGGTCAACGACGTGAGGGTGGTGGCCGACACCTACCTCTCCGGGACGGCGGGCGACATCCAGGTGGACCGGAAGCCGGTCACCGCCCCGTACCGCTTCAAGGTCATCGGCAAGCCGCAGGACCTGGAACCCGCCCTGAACATTCCGGGCGGTGTGGTGCAGACATTGGAGAAGGAGCAGGCCACCGCCACGGTGACCCGTTCGGACAAGATCGTTGTCGATGCCTTGCGACCGGCGGAGCGGCCTGACTACGCTCGGTCGTCGTCGCAGTGA
- a CDS encoding FHA domain-containing protein, whose amino-acid sequence MSDGYGRCEGVRVGRCGRREVVLPHGRVYFGQGETPVKLFSKWFGKSAREDGGNARHRAPRHGQSEDQGADRPLFRDEVTGPGGDNSGGQGASSVDPAGSGRIGFGEPSTSSTGGGFSSDPYATNPHAGQSGQEDPSMAGLPVCTRCGHRNTEAGRFCSNCGAPLRGAAAERPSETTSTISISGIEAYDSEVTGQTAVPSLSPEAQAAVDALPLGSALLVVRRGPNSGSRFLLDGDLTTAGRHPQSDIFLDDVTVSRRHVEFRRSPEGLFSVADVGSLNGTYVNRERIDSVVLANGDEVQIGKYRLVFYASQRGV is encoded by the coding sequence CTGTCTGACGGATACGGACGTTGTGAAGGTGTCCGGGTCGGCAGGTGTGGTCGTCGAGAGGTCGTCCTGCCCCACGGGCGGGTCTATTTCGGTCAAGGGGAAACGCCCGTGAAGTTGTTTTCGAAGTGGTTCGGCAAGAGCGCGCGCGAGGACGGCGGCAACGCGAGACATCGCGCGCCGCGCCATGGCCAGAGTGAGGATCAGGGCGCCGACCGCCCGCTGTTCCGGGACGAGGTCACTGGTCCGGGCGGTGACAATTCGGGCGGACAGGGCGCGTCGTCTGTTGACCCTGCAGGTTCCGGCCGCATAGGTTTCGGAGAACCATCAACCTCAAGTACGGGTGGAGGGTTTTCCTCCGATCCGTATGCCACCAATCCTCACGCGGGACAGTCGGGGCAGGAGGATCCGTCCATGGCGGGCTTGCCGGTTTGTACGAGGTGCGGACACCGGAACACCGAGGCCGGCCGGTTCTGCTCCAACTGCGGTGCGCCGCTTCGCGGAGCGGCGGCGGAGCGCCCCTCGGAGACGACCTCGACCATCTCCATCTCCGGTATCGAGGCCTACGACTCGGAGGTGACGGGCCAGACCGCGGTTCCTTCGCTCTCCCCGGAGGCCCAGGCCGCGGTCGATGCCCTGCCGCTCGGCTCGGCGCTCCTCGTGGTGCGCCGCGGTCCGAACTCGGGCAGCCGCTTCCTGCTGGACGGCGACCTGACCACGGCCGGCCGTCACCCGCAGAGCGACATCTTCCTCGACGACGTGACGGTCTCCCGGCGGCACGTGGAATTCCGCCGGAGCCCGGAAGGCCTCTTCAGCGTCGCCGATGTCGGCAGCCTGAACGGCACATACGTCAACCGTGAGCGGATCGACTCGGTGGTCCTGGCGAACGGTGACGAGGTTCAGATCGGCAAGTACCGGCTGGTCTTCTACGCGAGCCAGCGGGGCGTGTGA